A DNA window from Cervus elaphus chromosome 17, mCerEla1.1, whole genome shotgun sequence contains the following coding sequences:
- the TLR1 gene encoding LOW QUALITY PROTEIN: toll-like receptor 1 (The sequence of the model RefSeq protein was modified relative to this genomic sequence to represent the inferred CDS: substituted 1 base at 1 genomic stop codon): protein MTKKNSSIFHFAIIFILILEIRTQLSDESEFLIDRSKTGLTYVPKDLSLETTILDISHNYISELQMPDILSLSKLKILIISHNRIQYLDLSVFQFNQKLEYLDLSHNNLEMISCHPTLNLKHLDLSFNTFDALPICQEFGNMSQLEFLGLSATQLQKSSVRSIAHLHISKVLLVLGDTYGEREDAESLQDLNTQSLHIVFPTGKEFHFILDVSVSTTVSLELSNVKCVLDDNGCSYFENVLSKLQRNSRLSNLTLNNIEITWNSFLMILQLVWRTNIEYFSISNVKLQGYLGFTDFDYSDTSLKALSIHKVVHDVFSLPQGSIYKILSNMNIQHLTVSAAHMVHMVCPSQVSPFLYLNFSSNLLTDMVFKNCTNLANLKTLILQKNQXKELANIVHMTQEMKSLQQLDVSQNSLIYDESEGNCPWARSLLSLNMSSNILTDSVFRCLPPRIKVLDLHNNRIRSIPKDVTGLGTLQELNLASNSLAHLPGCGIFSGLSILIIDYNSISNPSADFFQSCQKIRSLKAGNNPFQCSCELREFIQSVGQVSSEVVEDWPDSYKCDYPESYKGARLKDFHVSELSCNTALLIVTIVVPGLVLAVTVTVLCIYLDLPWYLRMVCQWTQTRRRARNVPLEELQRTLQFHAFISYSGQDSAWVKNELIPNLEKEDIRICLHERNFVAGKSIVENIINCIEKSYKSIFILSPNFVQSEWCHYELYFAHHNLFHEGSNNLILILLDPIPQYSIPNSYRKLRALMAQRTYLEWPKEKSKRGLFWANLRASINIKLTGKAAEISYTEI, encoded by the coding sequence ATGactaaaaaaaattctagcatCTTCCATTTTGCCATCATCTTTATATTAATACTTGAGATCAGAACCCAATTATCTGATGAAAGTGAATTTTTAATTGACAGGTCAAAAACAGGTCTCACCTATGTTCCCAAAGACTTATCCCTGGAAACAACAATCTTAGATATATCACACAACTATATTTCTGAGCTTCAGATGCCTGATATCCTCTCACTATCAAAGCTGAAGATTTTGATAATTTCTCATAATAGAATCCAGTATCTTGACTTGAGTGTTTTTCAGTTCAACCAGAAACTGGAATACTTGGATTTGTCCCACAACAATTTGGAGATGATTTCTTGCCACCCTACTCTGAACCTCAAGCACTTAGACCTCTCATTTAACACATTTGATGCCCTGCCCATATGCCAAGAGTTTGGCAACATGTCTCAACTAGAATTTCTGGGGTTGAGTGCCACACAGTTACAAAAATCCAGTGTGCGGTCGATCGCTCATTTGCACATCAGCAAGGTTTTATTGGTCTTAGGGGACACTTATGGGGAAAGAGAAGACGCTGAGAGCCTTCAAGACCTTAACACACAGAGCCTGCACATCGTTTTCCCCACAGGAAAggaattccattttattttggaCGTGTCAGTCAGCACCACAGTGAGTCTGGAACTGTCTAATGTCAAATGTGTGCTTGATGATAATGGGTGTTCTTATTTCGAAAATGTTCTGTCAAAACTTCAAAGGAACTCAAGGTTATCAAATCTCACTTTAAACAATATTGAAATAACTTGGAATTCCTTCCTTATGATCCTCCAGTTGGTTTGGCGTACAAACATCGAGTATTTCTCCATTTCAAATGTAAAACTACAAGGTTACCTTGGCTTTACAGATTTTGATTATTCTGACACGTCACTGAAGGCCTTGTCGATACACAAAGTTGTCCATGATGTGTTCAGTCTTCCACAAGGTTCTATCTATAAAATCTTGTCAAATATGAACATCCAACATCTCACAGTATCTGCTGCGCATATGGTCCACATGGTCTGCCCATCCCAAGTCAGCCCATTTTTGTATTTGAACTTTTCCAGTAATCTCTTAACAGACATGGTTTTCAAAAACTGTACAAACTTGGCTAATTTGAAGACACTTATCTTACAAAAGAATCAGTGAAAAGAACTTGCAAATATAGTTCATATGACCCAGGAAATGAAGTCTCTACAACAACTGGATGTTAGCCAGAATTCCCTGATatatgatgaaagtgaaggaaattGCCCTTGGGCCAGAAGTTTATTAAGTTTAAATATGTCTTCAAATATACTTACTGACTCTGTTTTCAGATGTTTACCTCCTCGGATCAAGGTTCTTGATCTTCACAATAACAGAATAAGGAGCATCCCTAAAGATGTCACTGGTCTAGGAACTTTGCAAGAACTCAACCTTGCTTCCAATTCTTTAGCCCACCTTCCTGGATGTGGTATCTTTAGCGGCCTTTCTATACTGATCATTGATTATAATTCAATTTCCAATCCATCAGCCGATTTCTTCCAGAGCTGCCAGAAGATTAGGTCCCTCAAAGCAGGGAACAATCCATTCCAATGTTCCTGTGAGCTGAGAGAGTTTATCCAAAGTGTAGGCCAAGTATCCAGTGAAGTGGTAGAGGATTGGCCTGATTCTTATAAGTGTGACTATCCAGAGAGCTATAAGGGAGCCCGTCTAAAGGACTTCCATGTATCTGAGCTGTCATGCAACACGGCTCTGCTGATTGTCACCATCGTGGTCCCTGGGCTGGTGTTGGCCGTTACCGTGACTGTCCTCTGCATCTACCTGGATCTGCCCTGGTACCTCAGAATGGTGTGTCAGTGGACCCAGACTCGGCGCAGGGCCAGGAATGTGCCCTTGGAAGAACTCCAAAGAACTCTTCAGTTCCATGCTTTTATTTCATACAGTGGGCAGGATTCTGCCTGGGTGAAGAATGAATTAATACCAAACctagaaaaagaagatataagaatTTGTCTCCATGAGAGAAACTTTGTTGCTGGCAAGAGCATCGTGGAAAATATCATCAACTGCATTGAGAAAAGCTACAAGTCCATCTTCATTTTATCTCCCAACTTTGTCCAGAGCGAGTGGTGCCATTATGAACTCTACTTTGCCCACCACAATCTCTTCCATGAAGGATCTAATAACTTAATCCTGATCTTGCTGGATCCCATTCCACAGTATTCCATTCCTAACAGCTATC
- the TLR6 gene encoding toll-like receptor 6, with the protein MTKDKESPIRSCRFVYIVALVFGTIIQFSVESEFVVDMSKTSLLHVPKDLPPKTKVLDLSQNNISELYLSDVSFLSGLKVLRLSHNRIQGLDISIFKFNHDLEYLDLSHNQLQKISCHPITTSLKHLDLSFNDFDALPICKEFGNLTQLNFLGLSAAKLQQLDLLPVAHLHLSCILLDLEDYYMKENKKESLQILNTKKLHLVFHPNSFFSVQVNISVNSLGCLQLTNIKLNDDNCQVLLKFLSGLTGGPTLLNFTLNHMETTWKCLVKVFQFLWPKPVEYLNIYNLTIVEKIEEEVFTYYKTTLKSLKIEDITNEVFIFSQAAVYTLFSEMNILMLTISDTRFIHMLCPQGPSTFKFLNFTQNAFTDSVFQNCGTLTRLETLILQKNELKDLFKTSLMTKDMLSLETLDVSWNSLEYDRYNGNCTWAGSIVVLNLSSNALTDSVFRCLPPRIKVLDLHNNRIRSIPKDVTGLGTLQELNLASNSLAHLPGCGIFSGLSILIIDYNSISNPSADFFQSCQKIRSLKAGNNPFQCSCELREFIQSVGQVSSEVVEDWPDSYKCDYPESYKGAPLKDFHVSELSCNTALLIVTIVVPGLVLAVTVTVLCIYLDLPWYLRMVCQWTQTRRRARNVPLEELQRTLQFHAFISYSEHDSAWVKNELVPCLEKENIRICLHERNFVAGKSIVENIINCIEKSYKSIFVLSPNFVQSEWCHYELYFAHHNLFHEGSNNLILILLEPIPQNTIPDRYHKLRALMAQRTYLEWPKEKSKHGLFWANIRAAFNIKLRLVTENSDVKG; encoded by the coding sequence ATGACCAAAGACAAGGAATCTCCCATCAGAAGCTGTCGTTTTGTTTACATCGTGGCCTTAGTATTTGGAACCATAATCCAGTTCTCTGTTGAAAGCGAATTTGTGGTAGACATGTCAAAAACAAGCCTTCTTCATGTTCCCAAAGACCTGCCACCAAAAACCAAAGTCTTGGACTTGTCTCAAAACAACATATCTGAGCTTTACCTGTCTGATGTCAGCTTTCTCTCAGGGCTGAAAGTTCTGAGACTTTCCCATAATAGAATCCAGGGCCTTGATATTAGTATTTTCAAGTTCAACCATGATTTGGAATATTTGGATTTATCTCACAATCAGCTGCAGAAGATATCTTGCCATCCAATCACCACGAGTCTCAAGCACTTAGACCTCTCATTCAATGACTTTGATGCCCTGCCCATCTGTAAGGAATTTGGCAACTTGACCCAACTGAATTTCTTAGGATTGAGTGCTGCAAAGTTACAACAATTAGATCTACTACCAGTTGCTCACTTGCACCTAAGTTGTATCCTTCTGGATTTGGAAGATTattatatgaaagaaaataagaaagaaagtctTCAAATTCTGAATACAAAGAAACTTCACCTTGTTTTTCACCCAAATAGCTTTTTCTCTGTCCAAGTGAACATATCAGTGAATAGTTTAGGGTGCTTACAACTGACTAATATTAAATTGAATGATGACAATTGTCaagttttacttaaatttttatcaGGACTCACTGGAGGACCAACCTTACTAAATTTTACCCTCAACCATATGGAAACAACTTGGAAATGTTTGGTTAAAGTTTTTCAATTCCTTTGGCCCAAACCTGTAGAATATCTCAATATTTACAATTTAACAATAGttgaaaaaattgaagaagaagTTTTTACTTATTATAAAACGACACTGAAGTCACTAAAAATAGAAGATATTACAAacgaagtttttattttttcacaggcAGCAGTATACACACTGTTTTCTGAGATGAATATTCTGATGTTAACCATATCGGACACACGCTTTATACACATGCTTTGCCCTCAGGGGCCAAGCACATTTAAGTTTCTGAACTTTACCCAGAATGCTTTCACAGATAGTGTCTTTCAAAATTGTGGCACTTTAACTAGATTGGAGACGCTTATCTTACAAAAGAACGAATTAAAAGACCTTTTCAAAACAAGTCTCATGACTAAGGATATGCTTTCTTTGGAAACACTGGATGTTAGCTGGAATTCTTTGGAATATGACAGATATAACGGAAATTGCACTTGGGCTGGGAGTATAGTGGTGTTAAATTTATCTTCAAATGCACTCACTGACTCTGTGTTCAGATGTTTACCTCCTCGGATCAAGGTTCTTGATCTTCACAATAACAGAATAAGGAGCATCCCTAAAGATGTCACTGGTCTAGGAACTTTGCAAGAACTCAACCTTGCTTCCAATTCTTTAGCCCACCTTCCTGGATGTGGTATCTTTAGTGGCCTTTCTATACTGATCATTGATTATAATTCAATTTCCAATCCATCAGCTGATTTCTTCCAGAGCTGCCAGAAGATTAGGTCCCTCAAAGCAGGGAACAATCCATTCCAATGTTCCTGTGAGCTGAGAGAGTTTATCCAAAGTGTAGGCCAAGTATCCAGTGAAGTGGTAGAGGACTGGCCTGATTCTTATAAATGTGACTATCCAGAGAGCTATAAGGGAGCCCCTCTAAAGGACTTCCATGTATCTGAGCTGTCATGCAACACGGCTCTGCTGATTGTCACCATCGTGGTCCCTGGGCTGGTGTTGGCTGTTACCGTGACTGTCCTCTGCATCTACCTGGATCTGCCCTGGTACCTCAGAATGGTGTGTCAGTGGACCCAGACCCGGCGCAGGGCCAGGAATGTGCCCTTGGAAGAACTCCAAAGAACTCTTCAGTTCCATGCTTTTATTTCATACAGTGAACATGACTCTGCCTGGGTGAAGAATGAACTGGTACCTtgtctagaaaaagaaaatataaggattTGTCTCCATGAGAGAAACTTTGTTGCTGGCAAGAGCATCGTGGAAAATATCATCAACTGCATTGAGAAAAGCTACAAGTCCATCTTCGTTTTGTCTCCCAACTTTGTCCAGAGCGAGTGGTGCCATTATGAACTCTACTTTGCCCACCACAATCTCTTCCATGAAGGATCTAATAACTTAATCCTGATCTTGCTGGAACCCATTCCACAGAACACCATTCCTGATAGATATCACAAGCTAAGAGCTCTCATGGCACAGAGAACTTATTTGGAATGGCCTAAGGAGAAGAGCAAACATGGACTCTTTTGGGCTAATATTAGAGCtgcttttaatattaaattaagaCTAGTCACTGAAAACAGTGAtgtgaaaggttaa